The following coding sequences are from one Kosakonia sp. H02 window:
- a CDS encoding polymer-forming cytoskeletal protein, with amino-acid sequence MFGKDKTPKTPPLPTVNAPLNNEKETQREEKQNTVIAGGSQFVGNIVSTGQVHVFGTLTGNIDAKDNVVRIMRNGVVEGNITCRELFIDGTVNGECASETINIEENGMITGVLTYSALTIKKGGTFSGQAKIVAPAAKNVVEKEKKKGAE; translated from the coding sequence ATGTTTGGCAAAGATAAAACCCCTAAAACTCCCCCTTTACCCACGGTCAATGCGCCGCTGAATAACGAAAAAGAGACGCAGCGAGAAGAGAAACAAAACACGGTGATTGCCGGTGGCTCGCAGTTTGTTGGCAATATCGTTTCCACCGGTCAGGTGCATGTTTTCGGGACACTTACCGGCAATATCGACGCCAAAGACAATGTTGTCAGGATCATGCGCAACGGCGTGGTAGAGGGAAATATTACCTGCCGCGAACTGTTTATCGACGGAACGGTGAACGGTGAATGCGCCAGCGAAACGATCAATATCGAAGAAAACGGCATGATTACCGGCGTGTTAACGTACAGCGCGTTGACCATCAAAAAAGGCGGAACCTTCTCTGGTCAGGCGAAGATCGTCGCCCCTGCGGCAAAAAACGTCGTGGAGAAAGAGAAAAAGAAAGGCGCTGAATAA
- the ggt gene encoding gamma-glutamyltransferase has protein sequence MIKQKFARWVAIAALTAGGCFGVGAAPPPAQAPAPAPVSYGVEADVFHPVVARQGMVASVDEAATRVGVDILKQGGNAVDAAVAVGYALAVTHPQAGNLGGGGFMLIRTKEGNVTAIDFREMAPTAATRDMFLDDQGNPDSKKSLTSHLASGTPGTVAGFSMALEKYGTLPLNKVVQPAIKLAKQGFTVNDALANDLKTYGSEVLPNHDNSKAIFWKEGEPLKKGDKLVQSNLAKSLELIAEKGPDGFYKGTTAEQIAQEMSKNGGLITKEDLANYKAVERTPVSGDYRGYQVYSMPPPSSGGIHIIQILNILENFDLAKYGFGSADAMQVMTEAEKYAYADRSEYLGDPDFVKVPWQALTSKAYAKSIASQIDVNKAKPSSQIRPGKLEPYESNQTTHFSVVDKDGNAVAVTYTLNTIFGSGIVAGNTGILMNNEMDDFSAKPGVPNVYGLVGGDANAIGPGKRPLSSMSPTIVLKDGKTWLVTGSPGGSRIITTVLQMVVNTIDFGMNVAEASNAPRFHHQWLPDELRVEKGFSPDTLKLLQQRGQKVAVKESMGSTQSIMVAPDGTLYGASDPRSVDDLTAGY, from the coding sequence ATGATAAAACAGAAGTTTGCGCGTTGGGTGGCGATCGCCGCGCTGACGGCGGGGGGATGTTTTGGCGTTGGCGCAGCGCCGCCACCGGCTCAGGCACCTGCACCCGCACCCGTTTCCTACGGCGTTGAAGCCGATGTTTTTCACCCGGTAGTGGCCAGACAAGGGATGGTGGCCTCCGTCGATGAAGCCGCAACCCGCGTTGGCGTCGATATCCTCAAACAGGGCGGTAATGCGGTGGATGCCGCGGTCGCCGTAGGTTATGCGCTGGCGGTAACCCATCCGCAGGCCGGGAATCTCGGCGGTGGTGGTTTTATGTTGATCCGCACCAAAGAGGGTAATGTCACCGCCATTGATTTTCGCGAGATGGCTCCCACCGCGGCAACGCGCGATATGTTTCTTGATGATCAGGGCAATCCGGACAGCAAAAAATCCCTCACTTCACATCTGGCGTCCGGTACGCCCGGCACTGTTGCGGGCTTCTCAATGGCGCTGGAAAAATACGGCACCCTGCCACTCAACAAAGTGGTGCAGCCCGCCATCAAACTGGCAAAGCAGGGTTTTACCGTTAACGATGCGCTGGCAAACGACCTGAAAACCTATGGCAGTGAAGTCTTGCCGAACCACGACAATAGCAAAGCCATATTCTGGAAAGAGGGCGAGCCGCTGAAGAAGGGCGACAAGCTGGTGCAGAGCAATCTTGCTAAAAGCCTCGAGTTGATTGCCGAAAAAGGGCCGGATGGATTCTATAAAGGCACTACCGCGGAGCAAATAGCCCAGGAGATGAGTAAAAACGGAGGACTTATCACCAAAGAGGATTTAGCGAATTACAAAGCTGTGGAGCGTACGCCGGTCAGCGGCGATTATCGCGGGTATCAGGTCTATTCGATGCCGCCGCCGTCCTCGGGTGGGATCCATATCATTCAAATCCTGAACATTCTTGAAAACTTCGACCTGGCGAAATATGGCTTTGGCAGCGCTGATGCCATGCAGGTGATGACGGAAGCGGAAAAATACGCGTATGCCGACCGTTCTGAATATCTCGGTGACCCGGATTTTGTCAAAGTGCCGTGGCAGGCGCTGACCAGTAAGGCGTATGCCAAATCCATTGCGTCACAGATTGATGTGAATAAAGCGAAACCTTCCAGCCAGATCCGCCCCGGCAAGCTGGAGCCGTACGAGAGTAATCAAACCACGCATTTCTCGGTGGTGGATAAAGACGGCAATGCCGTCGCGGTCACTTATACGCTGAACACCATTTTCGGCAGCGGCATTGTCGCGGGCAACACTGGTATTCTGATGAATAACGAAATGGATGATTTCTCGGCGAAACCGGGTGTGCCAAACGTCTACGGATTAGTGGGCGGCGATGCTAACGCCATTGGGCCGGGCAAGCGCCCGCTCTCGTCAATGTCGCCAACCATCGTGCTGAAAGATGGCAAAACCTGGCTGGTGACCGGCAGCCCTGGCGGTAGCCGCATTATCACCACTGTGCTGCAAATGGTGGTGAACACCATTGATTTTGGAATGAACGTAGCCGAAGCGAGCAACGCGCCGCGCTTTCATCATCAGTGGTTGCCAGATGAACTGCGTGTCGAAAAAGGCTTCAGCCCGGATACGCTGAAACTGCTGCAACAGCGAGGGCAAAAAGTGGCGGTGAAAGAGTCGATGGGCAGCACGCAGAGTATTATGGTGGCACCAGATGGCACACTGTATGGCGCGTCCGATCCGCGCTCGGTGGATGATTTAACCGCCGGATATTGA
- a CDS encoding DUF2756 family protein, whose protein sequence is MKPLIIVAALLPFAALAQPLNPTNNPNKPGYVIPSQQRMQTQMLNQQQQQQGLLKQQQQTQSRQQQQRLQTQMNDNSQRIRQAQPGELNPVRQQVLPNSSGGMLSQGSNSGGVTTQQQHMLPQTQSGGMLQSTPQPITP, encoded by the coding sequence ATGAAACCGTTAATTATCGTGGCAGCGTTACTGCCTTTTGCGGCGCTTGCGCAGCCGCTCAACCCGACGAATAACCCAAATAAACCGGGCTATGTGATCCCCAGCCAGCAGCGAATGCAGACGCAAATGCTCAATCAACAACAGCAGCAGCAAGGTTTGTTAAAACAGCAGCAGCAAACGCAGAGCCGCCAGCAACAGCAGCGCCTGCAAACGCAGATGAACGATAACTCGCAGCGAATAAGGCAGGCACAGCCGGGGGAGCTCAATCCCGTCCGCCAGCAAGTGCTCCCCAACAGCAGCGGCGGGATGCTCAGCCAGGGAAGTAATAGCGGTGGGGTGACGACGCAGCAGCAACATATGCTGCCGCAGACGCAGAGCGGCGGCATGCTGCAAAGCACACCGCAGCCAATAACGCCTTAA
- the ugpQ gene encoding glycerophosphodiester phosphodiesterase encodes MNNWPYPHIVAHRGGGKLAPENTLAAIDVGAHYGHTMIEFDAKLSKDGQIFLLHDDNLERTSNGWGVAGELAWHDLLKVDAGSWYSGEFKGEPLPLLSDVAERCRQHGMMANIEIKPTTGTGTLTGKVVALAARDLWAGMVPPLLSSFEIDALEAAQHAAPELPRGLLLDEWRDDWQALTTRLGCVSIHLNHKLLDESRVRMLREAGLHILVYTVNQPARAAELLRWGVDSICTDNIDTIGPHFQY; translated from the coding sequence ATGAATAATTGGCCTTATCCACATATTGTCGCCCATCGCGGCGGCGGCAAACTGGCACCGGAAAATACGCTGGCGGCGATTGATGTCGGGGCGCATTACGGCCACACAATGATTGAGTTTGATGCCAAATTGTCAAAAGACGGGCAGATCTTTTTGCTCCATGACGACAATCTGGAGCGCACCAGTAACGGCTGGGGCGTGGCGGGCGAGCTGGCCTGGCATGATTTGCTGAAAGTGGATGCAGGAAGCTGGTACAGCGGCGAATTTAAAGGCGAACCGCTGCCGCTGCTGTCAGACGTGGCGGAGCGCTGCCGCCAGCACGGCATGATGGCCAATATCGAAATCAAACCTACCACCGGCACCGGAACTTTAACCGGAAAAGTGGTTGCGCTGGCGGCCCGCGATTTATGGGCTGGCATGGTTCCGCCGCTGCTTTCATCTTTTGAAATTGATGCGCTGGAAGCGGCTCAGCACGCCGCGCCAGAGTTGCCGCGCGGGTTGCTGCTCGACGAGTGGCGCGACGACTGGCAAGCGCTCACCACGCGCTTAGGTTGCGTCTCAATTCACCTCAACCATAAGCTGCTGGATGAATCACGGGTACGCATGCTGCGCGAAGCGGGTTTACACATCCTGGTATACACCGTCAACCAACCCGCGCGGGCGGCCGAACTGCTGCGTTGGGGCGTCGATAGTATCTGCACCGATAATATCGACACCATCGGCCCGCATTTTCAGTATTAA
- a CDS encoding sn-glycerol-3-phosphate import ATP-binding protein UgpC, giving the protein MSGLKLQAVTKSWDSGKTQVIQPLTLDVADGEFIVMVGPSGCGKSTLLRMVAGLERVSSGDIWIDRQRVTEMEPKDRGIAMVFQNYALYPHMSVEENMAWGLKIRGMGKAHIADRVAEAARILELDGLLKRRPRELSGGQRQRVAMGRAIVRDPAVFLFDEPLSNLDAKLRVQMRLELQQLHRRLNTTSLYVTHDQVEAMTLAQRVMVMNKGVAEQTGTPVEVYEKPASRFVASFIGSPAMNLLDGRISSAGTHFELESGMALPINWHYRGYAGRKMTLGIRPEHIALSSQAAGGVPLVMDTLEMLGADNLAHGRWGEQKLVVRLSHHERPAAGSTLWLHLAENHLHLFEGETGQRV; this is encoded by the coding sequence ATGTCAGGATTAAAATTACAAGCGGTTACCAAAAGTTGGGACAGCGGCAAAACCCAGGTGATCCAACCGTTGACGCTGGATGTTGCCGATGGCGAATTTATCGTGATGGTCGGCCCGTCGGGCTGCGGAAAATCGACGTTGCTGCGCATGGTCGCCGGGCTGGAGCGCGTTTCCAGCGGCGATATCTGGATTGACCGCCAGCGCGTCACGGAGATGGAGCCGAAAGATCGCGGCATCGCCATGGTGTTCCAGAACTACGCCCTTTACCCGCATATGAGCGTGGAAGAGAACATGGCGTGGGGGTTGAAAATTCGCGGCATGGGCAAAGCGCATATTGCCGACCGAGTAGCAGAAGCGGCGCGCATTCTTGAACTCGATGGGCTGCTAAAACGTCGTCCGCGCGAGCTTTCCGGCGGGCAGCGCCAGCGTGTGGCGATGGGGCGTGCGATTGTTCGCGATCCGGCCGTATTCCTGTTTGATGAACCGCTCTCTAACCTCGATGCTAAGCTGCGCGTGCAGATGCGCCTGGAGTTGCAACAACTGCACCGTCGTCTCAATACGACTTCTTTGTATGTTACTCACGATCAAGTGGAAGCAATGACGCTGGCCCAGCGCGTGATGGTGATGAACAAAGGCGTCGCAGAGCAAACAGGCACGCCGGTTGAGGTGTACGAAAAGCCCGCCAGCCGGTTTGTGGCGAGCTTTATCGGCAGCCCGGCGATGAACCTGCTGGACGGTCGCATCAGCAGCGCTGGTACTCATTTCGAACTGGAAAGCGGCATGGCGCTGCCCATCAACTGGCACTATCGCGGCTATGCCGGGCGCAAAATGACGTTAGGTATCCGCCCGGAACATATTGCGCTAAGCTCACAGGCCGCAGGCGGCGTACCGCTGGTGATGGATACGCTGGAGATGCTTGGTGCAGATAACCTGGCGCATGGCCGCTGGGGCGAACAGAAACTGGTGGTGCGTCTGTCGCATCACGAACGCCCGGCGGCAGGCAGCACGCTGTGGCTGCATCTGGCGGAGAATCACCTGCACTTATTTGAGGGTGAAACAGGACAACGCGTATGA
- the ugpE gene encoding sn-glycerol-3-phosphate ABC transporter permease UgpE, producing MIENRPGLTLFSHIMLILGIAVVLFPLYVAFVTATLDINAVYDTPMTLIPGSHLWENLRNIWVNGIGVNSAPFWLMLTNSFIMAFVITVGKIAVSILSAFAIVWFRFPLRNLFFWMIFSTLMLPVEVRIFPTVEVIANLKMLDSYTGLTLPLMASATATFLFRQFFMTLPDELMEAARIDGASPMRFFRDIVLPLSKTNLAALFVITFIYGWNQYLWPLLIISDVNLGTAVAGVKGMIASGEGTTQWNQVMAAMLLTLIPPVVIVLAMQRAFVRGLVDSEK from the coding sequence ATGATTGAGAATCGCCCCGGGCTGACGCTGTTCAGCCATATCATGCTTATTCTCGGCATTGCGGTGGTGCTGTTTCCGCTGTATGTCGCCTTTGTCACTGCCACGCTTGATATCAACGCGGTGTATGACACGCCAATGACCTTAATTCCGGGCAGCCATCTGTGGGAAAACCTGCGCAACATCTGGGTCAACGGCATTGGTGTTAACAGCGCGCCCTTCTGGTTGATGCTGACTAACAGTTTCATCATGGCTTTTGTCATTACGGTGGGGAAAATCGCTGTGTCGATCCTCTCGGCGTTCGCCATTGTCTGGTTTCGTTTCCCGCTGCGTAATCTCTTTTTCTGGATGATCTTCAGTACGTTAATGCTGCCAGTTGAGGTGCGCATTTTCCCGACGGTGGAGGTGATCGCCAACCTGAAAATGCTGGATAGCTATACCGGCCTGACCTTGCCGCTAATGGCATCTGCCACCGCGACGTTCCTGTTCCGTCAGTTCTTTATGACGCTGCCGGATGAGCTAATGGAAGCCGCGCGCATTGACGGCGCTTCGCCGATGCGTTTTTTCCGCGACATCGTGTTGCCGCTCTCTAAAACCAATCTCGCGGCGCTGTTCGTCATCACTTTTATCTACGGCTGGAACCAGTATTTATGGCCGCTGCTGATTATTAGCGATGTCAATCTCGGCACCGCCGTGGCGGGCGTAAAAGGGATGATCGCCAGCGGTGAAGGCACCACGCAATGGAACCAGGTGATGGCAGCCATGTTGCTGACGCTGATCCCCCCGGTCGTTATCGTTTTAGCCATGCAGCGCGCGTTTGTGCGTGGTTTAGTGGATAGTGAGAAGTAG
- the ugpA gene encoding sn-glycerol-3-phosphate ABC transporter permease UgpA, with amino-acid sequence MSSSRPVFRSRWLPYLLVAPQLAITIIFFIWPAGEALWYSVQSVDPFGLSSQFVGLDNFVALFHDGYYLDSFWTTIRFSAMVTFSGLLVSLFFAALVDNVVRGSRLYQTLMLLPYAVAPAVAAVLWIFLFNPGRGLITHFLGQFGYDWNHAQNSGQAMFLVVFASVWKQISYNFLFFFAALQSIPRSLVEAAAIDGAGPVRRFFALSLPLIAPVSFFLLVVNLVYAFFDTFPVIDAATAGGPVQATTTLIYKIYREGFAGLDLSASAAQSVVLMVLVIVLTVVQFRYVESKVRYQ; translated from the coding sequence ATGTCCTCATCCCGTCCGGTGTTTCGTTCACGCTGGCTGCCTTATCTGTTAGTTGCCCCGCAACTGGCGATCACGATTATTTTCTTTATCTGGCCTGCGGGCGAAGCGCTGTGGTATTCGGTACAAAGCGTGGATCCGTTCGGGCTCTCCAGCCAGTTTGTTGGGCTGGATAACTTTGTGGCGCTGTTTCACGACGGCTACTATCTGGACTCCTTCTGGACAACAATCCGCTTTAGCGCGATGGTCACCTTTAGCGGCCTGCTGGTGTCGCTGTTTTTTGCTGCGCTGGTCGATAATGTGGTGCGCGGCAGCCGCCTCTATCAAACGCTGATGCTTCTGCCGTATGCCGTTGCGCCCGCTGTGGCCGCTGTATTGTGGATTTTTCTCTTTAACCCCGGGCGCGGGTTGATTACCCATTTTCTGGGGCAGTTTGGTTACGACTGGAACCACGCGCAAAACAGCGGTCAGGCGATGTTCCTGGTGGTATTTGCTTCGGTATGGAAACAGATCAGCTACAACTTCCTGTTCTTCTTCGCAGCGTTGCAGTCGATTCCGCGTTCGCTGGTCGAAGCAGCCGCTATTGACGGTGCCGGGCCTGTCCGCCGTTTTTTCGCATTGTCGCTGCCGCTTATCGCACCGGTAAGTTTCTTCCTGCTGGTGGTGAATCTCGTGTACGCCTTTTTCGACACCTTCCCGGTTATCGATGCCGCAACGGCAGGCGGGCCGGTGCAGGCGACCACCACGCTGATTTATAAAATCTACCGCGAAGGGTTTGCCGGGCTGGATCTTTCCGCCTCTGCGGCGCAGTCGGTGGTGCTGATGGTGCTGGTGATTGTGCTGACGGTCGTTCAGTTCCGCTATGTGGAAAGTAAGGTGCGCTACCAATGA
- the ugpB gene encoding sn-glycerol-3-phosphate ABC transporter substrate-binding protein UgpB, whose amino-acid sequence MTTLRHTALGLALGFVFAGNAMAATTIPFWHSMEGELGKEVDSLAQRFNETHPDYKIVPVYKGNYEQSLSAGIAAFRTGNAPAILQVYEVGTATMMASKAIKPVYQVFKDAGISFDESQFVPTVSGYYTDSKTGHLLSQPFNSSTPVLYYNKDAFKKAGLNPDQPPKTWQDLAEYTTKLKAAGMKCGYASGWQGWIQIENFSAWHGLPVATKNNGFDGTDAVLEFNKPEQVKHIAMLEDLNKKGDFSYFGRKDESTEKFYNGDCAITTASSGSLADIRHYAKFNYGVGMMPYDADVKGAPQNAIIGGASLWVMQGKDDATYKGVAQFLDFLTKPENAAEWHQKTGYLPITTAAYDLTRQQGFYDKNPGADIATRQMLNKPPLAFTKGMRLGNMPQIRTIVDEELESVWTGKKTPQQALDSAVERGNQLLRRFEQSTKS is encoded by the coding sequence ATGACAACGTTACGACATACAGCTTTGGGTCTGGCGCTGGGATTCGTTTTTGCAGGCAACGCCATGGCCGCAACCACTATTCCGTTCTGGCATTCCATGGAAGGGGAGTTAGGTAAAGAAGTTGACTCCCTGGCGCAACGTTTCAATGAAACCCACCCGGATTACAAAATTGTGCCGGTGTATAAGGGTAACTATGAGCAGAGCCTGAGCGCAGGCATCGCCGCCTTCCGTACTGGCAATGCGCCGGCTATTTTGCAGGTTTACGAAGTCGGTACCGCCACCATGATGGCTTCCAAAGCCATCAAACCGGTGTACCAGGTCTTTAAAGATGCGGGCATTAGCTTCGATGAAAGCCAGTTCGTGCCGACCGTTTCGGGTTATTACACTGATTCCAAAACTGGCCATTTGCTCTCTCAGCCGTTTAACAGCTCAACGCCAGTGCTGTATTACAACAAAGACGCCTTCAAAAAAGCGGGCCTGAACCCGGATCAGCCGCCGAAAACCTGGCAGGACCTGGCCGAATACACCACGAAGCTGAAAGCCGCCGGGATGAAGTGCGGCTACGCCAGCGGCTGGCAGGGCTGGATCCAGATTGAAAACTTCAGCGCCTGGCACGGCCTGCCAGTGGCGACCAAAAATAACGGCTTTGATGGTACGGACGCTGTACTGGAGTTCAACAAGCCGGAGCAGGTGAAACACATCGCCATGCTGGAAGATCTCAATAAGAAAGGGGATTTCAGCTACTTCGGTCGTAAAGATGAATCCACCGAGAAGTTCTATAACGGCGATTGCGCCATCACCACCGCCTCTTCCGGCTCGCTGGCCGATATCCGTCATTACGCTAAGTTCAACTACGGTGTCGGCATGATGCCATACGATGCTGACGTAAAAGGTGCACCGCAAAACGCCATTATCGGCGGGGCAAGCCTGTGGGTGATGCAGGGCAAAGATGACGCGACTTACAAAGGCGTGGCGCAGTTCCTCGACTTCCTGACGAAACCGGAAAATGCAGCGGAATGGCACCAGAAGACCGGTTACCTGCCGATCACCACGGCCGCTTATGACCTGACGCGTCAGCAGGGCTTCTATGACAAAAATCCGGGTGCCGATATTGCGACGCGCCAGATGCTGAACAAGCCGCCGTTAGCCTTCACCAAAGGCATGCGTCTGGGCAATATGCCGCAGATCCGCACCATTGTGGATGAAGAGCTGGAAAGCGTGTGGACCGGCAAGAAAACCCCGCAGCAAGCGCTGGATTCCGCCGTTGAGCGTGGCAACCAGTTGCTGCGTCGCTTCGAGCAGTCTACTAAGTCTTAA